One segment of Niabella beijingensis DNA contains the following:
- a CDS encoding TonB-dependent receptor plug domain-containing protein → MRKLLLTALLFAGIGAHRASAGAAAPEIAVSAAWFQDTIPATDSASPDIRINIEGYIGSVGTELASKGDSVPLLLQKKMPLITVPQYVKGAAAGLYIQENTGEPGTTRQFMYLRGLARPVLSIKDMYDVQPAVYVNGIPLIQDNPFIYNIQTYTVNPAGPANNLLSTLSLDNIDQIRVVKDYRDAALLGPFASNGAVYITTKAAAAGENRVSVNSYMGYVQTPGITTINAEYEKNFRLPFYYKYGTAADFESMPAYLSDSSNASYYGPSNWTDRYYKNTPQYSVNASLTGGSERANFRFFGDYTRSVAGADDTKFDRYSGSFYINMMPTRWLTISSMINGSILDRDRNKSFVDRFAEMQFLPNSKNPLAPNLNNYNAFLDFYDNTIDDNATTSIQGFWDMNARLLKDLNYDARVAFDYNEGRRNIFWNSALFDGSNYASNYFGFNQRLVIENTLNFKRELKNGDVLKLKGGISYTGDIQRYNYGIGYNGPNDYIKVNVVKGNKKEPGTYLISKGFDVYSFTDKMQQRLMSFYGKADYSFSDQLDLGALVRSDGSSAMQPGNRWFISYAFDGTYHLAPKINSALFSRLDVFASWGRIGDLRTDQNIGAGPQYLSQLGWASYPTLGSYNSFGTYSRPYNYGWIGYDIPWAYSSQLNAGTEFAVLKDQIALRLEWYSKDNRNVVFPSPVTAESGYIYEWKPGMEVNNTGLDLTISSRLGNKNGHGLSWNGQLNVGFNKNKLKALPDGLSSVITDGRKLEVGKAVDQFWLLQNNGIYNTDSEVPVDPATNLPMTYRGIALKAGDPKWMDVNGDYTIDDKDRILMGNYLPRISGGFVNQFAYKKFDLSFQLVFALKKQAMNQVAAGYYGFIERDNANTLESVKEITYWEKTVEPDAYERYNPWSQVRPYQVDQSIFMESASFLKLRTVSLGYQVSNKVLANKIRKIYLYITGTNLLTFTNYSGKDPELIEYNGYDTGYGMRLPKSFILGVKVDL, encoded by the coding sequence ATGAGAAAATTGCTATTAACTGCCCTGTTGTTTGCCGGAATAGGCGCACATCGTGCCAGCGCAGGGGCTGCGGCACCGGAGATCGCGGTATCTGCTGCCTGGTTTCAGGATACTATTCCTGCAACCGATTCAGCTTCGCCGGACATCCGTATCAACATTGAAGGGTATATCGGATCCGTTGGCACAGAGCTGGCGTCAAAAGGGGATTCCGTCCCGCTGCTGCTTCAAAAAAAGATGCCCCTGATCACGGTTCCCCAGTATGTGAAAGGAGCAGCTGCCGGTCTTTATATACAGGAAAATACGGGCGAGCCGGGAACAACCCGTCAGTTCATGTACCTGCGCGGACTTGCCAGACCGGTACTTTCAATAAAGGATATGTACGATGTACAACCGGCTGTTTATGTTAACGGCATTCCCCTGATACAGGACAATCCCTTTATCTATAATATTCAAACCTATACAGTAAACCCGGCCGGCCCTGCGAATAATTTACTGTCCACGCTGAGCCTGGACAATATCGATCAGATCCGGGTGGTAAAAGATTACAGGGATGCCGCCCTTTTGGGTCCCTTTGCTTCCAACGGTGCGGTTTACATTACCACCAAAGCTGCAGCTGCGGGAGAAAACAGGGTGAGTGTCAACAGCTATATGGGATACGTACAAACCCCGGGGATCACTACCATCAATGCGGAATATGAAAAGAATTTCCGGCTGCCTTTCTATTATAAATATGGTACCGCAGCAGATTTCGAATCCATGCCGGCCTATTTAAGTGATTCGTCCAATGCCAGCTACTATGGCCCTTCCAACTGGACAGACCGCTATTACAAGAATACACCCCAGTACTCGGTCAATGCCAGTTTAACAGGTGGCTCAGAGCGGGCGAATTTCAGATTTTTCGGAGATTATACCCGTTCAGTGGCGGGCGCGGACGATACGAAGTTTGACCGGTACAGCGGCTCCTTTTATATCAACATGATGCCTACCCGCTGGCTGACCATTTCCAGTATGATCAACGGAAGCATCCTGGACCGGGACCGGAATAAAAGCTTTGTAGACCGTTTTGCTGAAATGCAGTTCCTGCCCAATTCAAAGAACCCGCTGGCACCGAACCTTAATAACTACAATGCCTTTCTTGATTTTTATGATAACACCATCGACGACAATGCCACTACTTCCATCCAGGGTTTTTGGGATATGAACGCGCGGTTGCTGAAGGACCTGAATTATGATGCCCGTGTTGCGTTCGACTACAACGAAGGACGGCGGAATATATTCTGGAACAGCGCACTGTTTGACGGCAGCAATTACGCCTCCAATTATTTTGGGTTTAACCAACGGCTGGTTATTGAAAATACGCTCAATTTTAAAAGGGAGCTGAAAAACGGAGATGTGTTGAAGCTGAAGGGCGGCATTTCCTATACCGGCGATATACAACGCTATAATTACGGGATCGGGTACAATGGTCCGAATGACTATATAAAGGTGAATGTGGTAAAGGGGAACAAAAAAGAGCCGGGAACCTATCTTATATCCAAGGGATTTGATGTATACAGTTTTACAGACAAAATGCAGCAGCGCCTGATGTCTTTTTACGGTAAAGCCGATTACAGTTTTTCTGATCAGCTGGATCTTGGGGCATTGGTGCGGAGTGACGGGTCCTCGGCCATGCAGCCCGGAAACCGCTGGTTCATCTCCTATGCTTTTGACGGAACATATCACCTGGCACCAAAAATAAATTCAGCCCTGTTCTCCCGGTTGGATGTATTTGCTTCCTGGGGAAGGATCGGGGATTTGAGAACCGATCAGAACATTGGTGCCGGCCCGCAATACCTGTCGCAGCTGGGTTGGGCCAGCTATCCCACCCTGGGGTCTTATAATTCTTTTGGTACTTATTCCCGTCCCTATAACTATGGCTGGATCGGCTATGATATTCCCTGGGCGTACAGCAGCCAGCTGAATGCCGGAACCGAATTCGCTGTTTTGAAAGACCAGATCGCTCTTCGCCTGGAATGGTATTCGAAGGATAACAGGAATGTTGTTTTCCCGTCGCCGGTAACCGCAGAGTCCGGTTATATTTATGAATGGAAGCCGGGAATGGAAGTGAATAATACGGGGCTCGACCTGACCATCAGCTCCCGGCTGGGCAATAAGAACGGTCACGGACTCTCCTGGAACGGACAGCTGAATGTCGGGTTCAATAAGAATAAATTAAAGGCGTTACCGGATGGCCTGTCGTCCGTAATCACCGACGGCCGCAAACTGGAAGTAGGCAAGGCGGTAGATCAGTTCTGGCTGCTGCAGAACAATGGTATCTATAATACGGACAGTGAAGTACCGGTAGATCCGGCCACCAATCTGCCCATGACCTACAGGGGCATTGCCCTGAAAGCGGGCGATCCGAAATGGATGGATGTGAACGGAGATTATACTATTGATGATAAAGACCGCATACTGATGGGAAATTACCTGCCCAGGATAAGCGGTGGCTTTGTCAACCAGTTCGCCTATAAAAAATTTGACCTCAGCTTTCAGCTGGTATTCGCGCTGAAAAAACAGGCGATGAACCAGGTTGCAGCCGGTTATTACGGTTTTATTGAAAGAGACAACGCCAATACCCTGGAGAGTGTCAAAGAGATCACCTACTGGGAAAAGACGGTGGAGCCCGATGCCTATGAACGTTACAATCCGTGGAGCCAGGTGCGCCCTTACCAGGTAGATCAAAGCATTTTTATGGAAAGTGCTTCATTTCTTAAGCTGAGGACAGTAAGCCTGGGTTATCAGGTCTCCAATAAAGTGCTTGCCAATAAAATAAGAAAGATTTATCTGTACATAACCGGAACGAACCTGCTCACGTTCACCAATTATTCGGGCAAGGATCCTGAACTGATCGAATACAACGGATATGATACCGGGTATGGCATGCGCTTACCCAAAAGTTTTATCCTGGGCGTAAAGGTAGACCTGTAA
- a CDS encoding RagB/SusD family nutrient uptake outer membrane protein yields MHIKNRRLRLAAMFLFLWALGSSCNKILDIKSSNLINESNAWSSINDARAGLLGTYGLLRTALAENEANWLYGELRYGPFVAMNRPDLDAIIHNNLKQSHDLLTKVSNWRKFYAVINSANLFIERSGEILQKDPQYTRLNNSVDVAQMKALIGLTYFYMVRIWGDVPLLTKSYDGTFPQIPRSEAKAVLKFAETQLKEAALVLPFVYGDVNADYFPGLYYGRSITTWAGALINRNAAYAILAHIAAWDNRYLDASVYADFVLNNAGRSGIQSSTTYDLTRSDGFFLNVNSNQVFALGMSSLNGEATPTGHIENLALANPLIPRANPAVYIPDSRIVQLFNQPGDERFFIDSNGVAHSYYFSKSSSDLIIFSKIKVIGSGGTQQNTAGENTNVLTRYSSPVIFTRLEEIKLLKAEALTVLGQGRDALDILNGLRTNRGIETTIETTDGLLEQIFAERTRELLGEAWAWYDYVRYQQIKNNDAAFNAIRQKGGIYWPVAREVLDQNPLLQQTEYWK; encoded by the coding sequence ATGCATATAAAAAACAGAAGGCTAAGACTGGCGGCTATGTTCCTTTTCCTTTGGGCGCTGGGCAGCAGTTGTAATAAAATACTGGATATAAAATCCTCCAATTTAATTAATGAAAGCAATGCCTGGAGCTCTATAAATGATGCGAGGGCCGGATTACTGGGTACCTATGGATTGTTAAGAACGGCCCTGGCGGAGAATGAGGCGAATTGGTTGTACGGAGAACTCCGGTATGGCCCGTTTGTGGCGATGAACCGCCCCGACCTGGATGCCATTATCCATAATAACCTGAAGCAGTCGCATGATCTTTTAACCAAAGTATCCAACTGGCGTAAGTTCTATGCGGTGATCAACAGCGCCAACTTATTTATTGAACGCTCAGGAGAGATCCTGCAAAAGGATCCCCAGTATACCCGGCTGAACAACAGTGTGGACGTCGCCCAGATGAAGGCGCTTATCGGTCTCACTTATTTTTACATGGTACGCATTTGGGGGGATGTGCCTTTGCTTACCAAATCGTATGACGGCACATTTCCGCAAATCCCGAGATCGGAAGCAAAAGCCGTTTTGAAATTTGCAGAGACGCAGCTGAAAGAAGCGGCTTTGGTATTGCCGTTTGTTTACGGGGATGTGAATGCGGATTATTTTCCGGGGCTTTATTACGGAAGGAGCATTACTACCTGGGCAGGGGCATTGATCAACAGGAATGCCGCCTATGCCATACTGGCCCATATTGCGGCATGGGACAACCGTTATCTGGATGCTTCTGTTTATGCAGATTTTGTGCTGAACAATGCCGGCAGGTCAGGCATCCAGTCTTCTACCACCTATGATCTGACCCGCTCCGATGGCTTTTTCCTGAACGTGAACAGCAACCAGGTTTTTGCACTGGGCATGTCTTCGCTCAACGGCGAGGCAACACCTACGGGGCATATTGAAAATCTGGCACTCGCCAACCCGCTTATTCCAAGGGCCAATCCGGCCGTTTATATCCCGGATAGCAGGATCGTGCAGTTGTTCAACCAGCCGGGAGACGAGCGGTTCTTTATTGATTCGAACGGCGTTGCCCATTCGTATTATTTTTCAAAATCATCATCGGATCTTATCATCTTCAGCAAGATCAAGGTCATAGGGTCGGGTGGCACACAGCAAAATACCGCGGGGGAAAATACCAATGTACTTACCCGGTACAGCTCCCCCGTGATCTTTACCCGGCTGGAGGAAATAAAGCTGCTGAAAGCGGAAGCCTTAACCGTACTGGGCCAGGGCCGGGATGCGCTGGATATCCTCAACGGATTAAGGACGAACAGAGGTATCGAAACAACGATTGAGACAACCGATGGATTGCTGGAACAGATCTTCGCAGAACGGACCCGGGAGTTACTGGGAGAAGCCTGGGCCTGGTACGACTATGTGCGGTATCAGCAGATAAAAAATAATGATGCTGCGTTCAATGCCATTCGTCAGAAAGGAGGAATCTACTGGCCGGTGGCCCGGGAAGTGCTTGATCAAAACCCTTTGCTACAACAAACAGAATACTGGAAATAA